The following are encoded together in the Flavobacterium sp. TR2 genome:
- a CDS encoding acyl-[acyl-carrier-protein] thioesterase, whose protein sequence is MPISPNFTSVLSKDWEINFTQCTPNGYLKYTDLCNLLQLTAAAHSEVGGISFSDMQEFDQAWVLSRMRVEITALPKWQDVVTVKTWINSLENSRSVRALEMYVNGKKIVGSETYWAVFNTKARRPEALALPFEHFELFPEKRATEEGFSKININHEKEAVFEKTVYLSDLDIVNHVNNVKYLEWCLDHVDPKRIIKQEVKSFEMNFMKELSLEDNVVIHESEDDDHTTATFSITKDEKTCFALELHWK, encoded by the coding sequence ATGCCAATATCTCCAAATTTCACATCGGTTTTAAGCAAAGACTGGGAAATTAACTTCACACAATGCACGCCAAACGGCTACTTGAAATATACCGATTTGTGCAACCTTTTACAATTAACCGCCGCTGCACATTCTGAAGTTGGCGGAATCAGCTTTTCTGATATGCAGGAATTTGATCAAGCATGGGTTTTGAGCCGAATGCGTGTTGAAATTACTGCATTGCCAAAATGGCAAGATGTTGTCACCGTAAAAACATGGATTAACAGTTTAGAAAATTCGCGTTCTGTCCGTGCCTTAGAAATGTATGTAAACGGAAAAAAGATTGTCGGAAGCGAAACCTATTGGGCTGTTTTTAATACCAAAGCACGTCGTCCAGAAGCTTTGGCACTGCCTTTTGAGCATTTCGAACTATTCCCAGAAAAAAGAGCGACAGAAGAAGGTTTTTCTAAGATAAATATCAACCACGAAAAGGAAGCCGTTTTCGAGAAAACAGTTTATTTGTCAGATTTAGACATTGTAAATCACGTAAATAACGTAAAATATTTGGAATGGTGCCTTGATCATGTCGATCCAAAAAGAATCATAAAACAAGAAGTAAAAAGCTTTGAAATGAATTTCATGAAAGAGCTTTCACTTGAAGATAATGTCGTAATTCACGAAAGTGAAGACGATGATCATACAACAGCAACATTTAGCATTACAAAAGACGAGAAAACTTGTTTTGCTTTAGAGTTGCATTGGAAGTAA
- the miaA gene encoding tRNA (adenosine(37)-N6)-dimethylallyltransferase MiaA, producing the protein MKYLITIVGPTAIGKTALSIALAQHFKCEIVSCDSRQFFKEMTIGTAVPSLEELNAAKHHFIQNKSIFENYTVGDYEKEALAKIDELFQTNDFAILIGGSGLYVDAILKGFDEFPEIDPEVRTEVNLNYEKLGIEYLQEQLKNLDPEYYQKITAENPQTLQNPQRMMRFVEVCMGSQKPYSSFLNQKKNNRNFTPILIGLDADREIIYSRINQRVDIMMNEGLLKEAEALYPNKALNALQTVGYRELFSYFDGDFTLPFAIEEIKKNTRRFSKRQLTWFKRNENTKWFDYSTERNEIIHYVEENLKSKI; encoded by the coding sequence ATGAAATACCTAATTACCATTGTCGGACCCACAGCTATAGGCAAAACCGCCTTGAGCATTGCCTTGGCACAACATTTTAAATGCGAAATAGTTTCTTGCGACAGTCGCCAATTTTTCAAAGAAATGACCATCGGAACCGCCGTTCCTAGCTTAGAAGAACTAAATGCCGCCAAACATCATTTTATCCAAAATAAATCGATTTTTGAAAATTACACCGTTGGCGATTACGAAAAAGAAGCTTTAGCCAAAATCGATGAACTGTTTCAAACCAATGATTTTGCAATTCTTATTGGCGGATCTGGTTTGTATGTCGATGCCATTTTAAAAGGCTTTGATGAATTTCCTGAAATAGATCCAGAAGTTCGTACTGAAGTAAATTTAAACTACGAAAAACTCGGAATTGAATATCTTCAGGAACAACTGAAAAATTTAGATCCAGAATATTATCAAAAAATAACAGCTGAGAATCCTCAAACGCTGCAAAACCCACAGCGAATGATGCGTTTTGTAGAAGTTTGCATGGGTTCTCAAAAACCATATTCTTCGTTTCTAAATCAAAAGAAAAACAACAGAAACTTCACTCCTATTCTAATTGGCTTAGATGCCGACAGAGAAATCATTTACAGCAGAATCAACCAGCGTGTTGACATTATGATGAATGAAGGACTATTAAAAGAAGCCGAAGCACTATATCCTAACAAAGCGTTAAATGCGCTTCAAACCGTGGGTTATAGAGAATTATTTAGTTATTTTGACGGAGATTTCACTTTGCCATTTGCAATAGAAGAAATCAAAAAGAACACGAGAAGATTTTCCAAAAGACAATTAACGTGGTTCAAACGAAACGAAAACACAAAATGGTTTGATTATTCGACCGAAAGAAATGAGATTATTCATTACGTCGAAGAAAATCTAAAATCTAAAATCTAA